Genomic DNA from Tenuifilum sp. 4138str:
GTCATGTTGAAATCAACATTTCTGAGGAATTGCCCAAAGGAATTTACCTGCTCTCAATAGATTTCTCAGGCAGTAGATACTACGTTACGGGTATTAAACAGTGATGGTAGAAAAACAGAAAACATACTCGCTCAAGGAGCTTAACCTGCTTGTAAAGGAAACCCTCAGCCAATACTTGTCGCAGGCATACTGGATTGTGGGTGAAATTAGCGAAATAAAGGAGCATTACTCGGGACATTGCTACCTTGAACTCATCCAAAAGGACGAAGAATCGGACAACATTGTGGCACGTGCAAGGGCCACAATATGGTCGTACAGCTACCGCATGCTTAAACCCTACTTTGAATCCACAACTGGCCGTAAACTTTCTCCCGGCCTTAAGGTTATGGTGCTGGCACAGGTAAGTTTTCATGAGGTTTACGGCTACAGCCTAAATATTACTGACATTGAACCCACATTCACCATCGGCGATTTGGAGCTAAAACGGCGCGAAACCATTAACCGCCTTATAGCCGACGGTGTATTTGACATGAATCGTGAACAAACTCTGGATTTACTCCCTAACAGAGTTGCTGTAATATCGTCACCGCAGGCTGCTGGATACGAAGACTTCAGGAAGCAACTGCTGGGCAACAAAGCCCGATACCGTTTCAGCATCAAGCTTTTTGAAGCCGTTATGCAAGGCGAAGACGCTGAAAACTCAATAATTCAGGCACTTTCGAATATCTACAATGAGATAGATAGGTTTGACCTTGTGGCAATTGTTCGTGGGGGTGGCGCCTCTGCCGACCTATCGTGCTTTGATTCATACAGTATTGCAAGCCATATTGCGCAGTTTCCTCTGCCCGTTATCACCGGAATTGGCCATGAAAAGGACACAACAGTTGCCGA
This window encodes:
- the xseA gene encoding exodeoxyribonuclease VII large subunit, giving the protein MVEKQKTYSLKELNLLVKETLSQYLSQAYWIVGEISEIKEHYSGHCYLELIQKDEESDNIVARARATIWSYSYRMLKPYFESTTGRKLSPGLKVMVLAQVSFHEVYGYSLNITDIEPTFTIGDLELKRRETINRLIADGVFDMNREQTLDLLPNRVAVISSPQAAGYEDFRKQLLGNKARYRFSIKLFEAVMQGEDAENSIIQALSNIYNEIDRFDLVAIVRGGGASADLSCFDSYSIASHIAQFPLPVITGIGHEKDTTVADLVAFKAVKTPTALAEYLIDLASEAEQLYLTLLDSLVELSTSYTESSKSQLIVYADQLKSASQLTVFHHKNRLTKTWSSLPVLAKFYMFKSLSQVQGLKEQVKSATENYINTPKIAIEKYQKDLKKFTLQTISANKQKVDFFGRLIETMNPINTLKKGFTITMIDGKTIKNASEIGKGSLLTTKFWDGEIKSVVK